In the Flavobacterium acetivorans genome, one interval contains:
- the dtd gene encoding D-aminoacyl-tRNA deacylase, translating to MRVVLQRVSQASVTIDSKIVADIQKGLLVLVGVEDADTQEDINWLVGKIVNLRIFDDENHVMNLSVKDIDSEIIVVSQFTLHASTKKGNRPSYIKAAKPDVAIPLYENFVKSLEKEFGKKVQTGVFGADMKVLLLNDGPVTILIDSKNRE from the coding sequence ATGAGAGTAGTTCTCCAAAGGGTTTCTCAAGCTTCGGTAACCATTGATTCTAAAATCGTTGCCGATATCCAAAAAGGATTGTTGGTTTTGGTTGGTGTTGAAGATGCCGATACTCAAGAAGACATTAATTGGCTCGTTGGTAAAATTGTGAATCTTCGCATATTTGATGACGAAAACCACGTCATGAATCTCTCCGTTAAAGATATTGATAGTGAAATAATTGTCGTGAGTCAATTTACGCTTCATGCCAGTACTAAGAAAGGAAATCGTCCGTCGTATATAAAGGCTGCAAAGCCGGATGTTGCGATTCCATTGTATGAAAATTTTGTAAAATCACTTGAAAAGGAATTCGGAAAAAAAGTGCAAACCGGAGTTTTTGGCGCCGACATGAAAGTACTTTTGTTGAACGACGGTCCGGTAACGATTCTAATTGATAGTAAAAACAGGGAGTAA
- a CDS encoding bifunctional 3-deoxy-7-phosphoheptulonate synthase/chorismate mutase type II, with amino-acid sequence MENKKEMRNWLNEFNLSHPLVIAGPCSAETEEQVLKIAHELKDSDVSIFRAGIWKPRTRPGGFEGVGEIGLKWLKKAKEETGLLMGTEVATAAHCKLALEYDIDVLWVGARTTANPFAVQEIADTLAGTDKIVLIKNPVNPDMALWLGGVERLHAAGIEKLGVIHRGFSTYEKTKYRNIPEWQIAIDLQNKFPDLPLIIDPSHITGNRDMILEVTQEALNLNYDGMIIETHTDPDNAWSDAAQQVTPDALKQIFKDLRVRKQDDVSDEYTQKMKKLRANIDVLDTNLLDLLGKRMKVADEIGQVKKDANVAVLQNTRWNEILGKMILEGEKRGLTEEFVLRMFKAIHQESIGHQEKIVNA; translated from the coding sequence ATGGAAAACAAGAAAGAAATGAGAAATTGGTTGAATGAATTCAATTTATCTCATCCATTAGTGATAGCAGGACCTTGTAGTGCTGAAACAGAAGAACAAGTGTTGAAAATTGCGCATGAATTGAAAGATTCGGATGTAAGTATCTTTAGAGCTGGAATCTGGAAACCAAGAACGCGTCCAGGAGGATTTGAAGGTGTAGGGGAAATTGGTTTGAAATGGTTGAAAAAAGCCAAAGAAGAAACAGGATTGCTAATGGGAACCGAAGTGGCTACCGCTGCACATTGTAAATTGGCTTTGGAATATGATATTGATGTTTTATGGGTTGGTGCTCGTACAACTGCAAATCCGTTTGCTGTTCAAGAAATTGCAGATACATTGGCAGGAACCGATAAAATTGTTTTGATTAAAAATCCGGTAAACCCAGATATGGCCTTATGGTTGGGTGGTGTTGAACGTTTGCATGCTGCCGGAATTGAAAAATTAGGAGTAATTCACAGAGGGTTTTCTACTTATGAAAAAACAAAGTACAGAAACATTCCAGAGTGGCAAATTGCTATCGATTTGCAAAATAAATTCCCTGATTTACCATTAATCATTGATCCATCTCACATTACAGGGAACAGAGACATGATTCTTGAAGTGACACAGGAAGCCTTGAATTTAAATTATGACGGTATGATTATCGAAACGCATACTGATCCAGATAATGCGTGGAGTGATGCCGCACAACAAGTGACTCCAGATGCCTTGAAACAAATTTTCAAAGACTTGAGAGTAAGAAAACAAGACGATGTATCGGATGAGTACACTCAAAAAATGAAAAAATTGAGAGCGAATATCGATGTTTTGGATACGAATTTATTAGACTTATTAGGAAAGCGTATGAAAGTAGCGGACGAAATTGGTCAAGTGAAAAAAGACGCTAACGTTGCCGTTCTACAAAACACACGTTGGAATGAAATTTTAGGAAAAATGATTCTTGAAGGAGAAAAAAGAGGTTTGACCGAAGAATTTGTTCTTAGAATGTTCAAAGCAATCCACCAAGAAAGTATTGGACACCAAGAAAAAATAGTAAACGCTTAA
- a CDS encoding aminotransferase class I/II-fold pyridoxal phosphate-dependent enzyme: MAKIKHTSAYDVIDHVATTAKKKNVMHLSSQEEEFNGEFLKINNEELINFGTCGYLGLEKHPHVLEKSRNLLDRYGSHFSISRTYVKASYQDELENLISKIFDNHPVITFTSTSVAHQSVIGTIIQPSDLIILDQQVHYSVQYPCQFAKLQGTMVKMIRHNNMEMLEEFIKRGYNQYDKIWYMADGVYSMYGDLPHKTELLYLLEKYPKLHLYFDDAHGVGWTGVNGCGSVFEHFKHSERVILMSTLAKGFGCIGGIAVFNDAEMHRKVNIYGGILAYTHPLSPSNVGAAIGSAELLLSDQIHIFQKELKDSMEYLNVKLEELNLTNTSSSETPIYFIGTGSVKVAQNLVQRVLADGLYVNTATFPVVPNDKTGLRFTLTRHNTKEHIDQLVSSIGRNFHIAVDEENEDLEKIYKTFNVPFKGRNTVKTVGSEKIFIEVYNTINEIDVTTWDNLFKDNGSYSHNGLQCIEEIFSNNEKVEENWGFHYIIIKDEKNEILLATFFTSALYKDDMLSLENISKQIEKQREQDPYYLCSKTLAMGSLFTEGNHLFVNEKHPLLKEALSGFFIEVEKLKKATDSTVVLLRDFQSDFKYMECFENEGFVKINMPNVNVIPIQSWKTNEEFLSQIPSKNNKRNVERYVFKFEDQFDITFKNTITSQEAEHYYNLFQNVKKDNHAVNYFKYPAKITQILSKYEDWEFMDIKLKGGDETICCVWSFRGDKHYSPLIMGLNYEYVESMNLYKQAIFQLVKRANYLGKEKVFLGYSADYEKQKYGANTISLYAFIKLDDTFNMELIESMSNIKKG, from the coding sequence TTGGCAAAAATCAAACACACTAGTGCTTATGATGTAATTGATCATGTGGCTACAACTGCAAAAAAAAAGAATGTAATGCATCTTTCTTCTCAGGAAGAAGAATTTAATGGAGAGTTTTTAAAAATAAATAATGAAGAGTTAATCAATTTTGGTACTTGTGGTTATTTAGGATTAGAAAAGCATCCGCATGTTTTAGAGAAAAGTCGTAATTTGTTAGATCGATATGGCTCTCATTTCTCCATTTCAAGAACCTATGTTAAGGCATCATATCAAGATGAATTAGAAAATTTAATTAGTAAAATTTTTGACAATCATCCTGTTATAACATTTACTTCGACCTCGGTTGCCCATCAATCGGTAATAGGAACTATTATACAGCCTAGTGATTTAATTATTCTGGATCAACAAGTACATTATAGTGTGCAATATCCTTGTCAATTCGCAAAATTACAGGGTACCATGGTAAAAATGATTCGTCATAACAACATGGAAATGCTGGAAGAATTTATCAAAAGAGGCTACAACCAATACGATAAGATTTGGTATATGGCCGATGGCGTTTATTCTATGTATGGTGATTTGCCTCATAAAACAGAACTCCTTTATTTGCTGGAAAAATATCCAAAACTTCATTTGTATTTTGATGATGCCCACGGTGTGGGATGGACTGGCGTAAATGGATGCGGAAGTGTCTTTGAGCACTTCAAGCATAGTGAAAGAGTTATTTTAATGAGTACTTTGGCCAAAGGTTTTGGATGTATCGGAGGAATAGCTGTTTTTAATGATGCTGAAATGCATAGAAAAGTTAATATTTATGGTGGGATTCTTGCCTATACACACCCTTTGTCTCCATCTAATGTTGGCGCAGCAATTGGATCGGCAGAACTATTACTTTCAGATCAAATTCATATCTTTCAAAAAGAGTTAAAGGATTCGATGGAGTATTTGAATGTGAAATTAGAAGAACTTAATTTGACCAACACCTCTTCAAGCGAAACACCAATTTATTTTATAGGTACGGGTTCTGTGAAGGTCGCTCAAAATCTGGTTCAGCGTGTTTTGGCTGACGGATTGTATGTTAATACGGCGACGTTCCCAGTGGTGCCAAACGATAAAACAGGATTGCGATTTACGCTCACAAGACACAATACAAAAGAGCATATTGACCAATTAGTGAGTTCAATAGGCAGGAACTTTCATATCGCAGTTGATGAAGAAAATGAAGATTTAGAAAAAATATATAAGACATTTAATGTCCCTTTTAAAGGGAGAAACACTGTAAAAACAGTTGGGTCAGAGAAAATTTTTATAGAAGTCTATAATACTATTAATGAAATAGACGTTACAACATGGGATAATCTGTTTAAGGATAATGGGAGTTATTCACATAACGGCTTGCAATGCATTGAAGAGATTTTTTCGAATAATGAAAAAGTAGAAGAAAATTGGGGATTTCATTATATCATCATAAAAGATGAAAAGAATGAAATACTATTGGCGACATTTTTTACAAGTGCGCTTTATAAAGACGATATGTTGTCTTTAGAAAATATTTCGAAGCAAATTGAAAAACAAAGAGAGCAGGATCCTTATTATTTATGTTCAAAAACATTAGCTATGGGTTCGCTGTTTACCGAAGGGAATCATTTGTTTGTCAATGAAAAACATCCTTTGCTGAAGGAAGCTTTGAGCGGATTTTTCATTGAAGTCGAAAAACTAAAAAAAGCTACTGATTCAACAGTTGTTCTTTTAAGAGATTTTCAGTCCGATTTTAAATATATGGAATGTTTTGAAAACGAAGGCTTTGTTAAAATAAATATGCCAAATGTTAATGTGATTCCAATTCAAAGCTGGAAAACAAACGAAGAGTTCCTCAGTCAGATTCCGTCAAAAAATAATAAAAGAAATGTTGAAAGATATGTTTTTAAATTTGAAGATCAATTTGATATTACGTTTAAAAACACAATAACTAGTCAAGAAGCGGAACATTATTACAATTTATTTCAAAATGTTAAAAAAGACAATCATGCCGTTAATTATTTTAAATATCCGGCCAAGATAACCCAAATACTGTCTAAATATGAAGATTGGGAGTTTATGGACATTAAGTTAAAAGGTGGTGACGAGACAATCTGCTGCGTTTGGTCATTCAGGGGAGACAAGCATTATTCTCCATTAATTATGGGATTAAATTATGAATATGTTGAGTCAATGAATCTGTATAAACAAGCCATTTTTCAATTGGTAAAAAGAGCCAATTATTTAGGTAAAGAAAAAGTATTTTTAGGATATTCTGCTGATTATGAAAAACAAAAATATGGCGCAAATACCATTTCTTTATATGCCTTTATTAAATTAGATGATACTTTTAATATGGAATTAATAGAGTCAATGTCAAATATAAAAAAAGGATAA
- a CDS encoding prephenate dehydrogenase, whose protein sequence is MKIYVIGIGLIGGSMALDIKSLNPDATIFGIDNNENHLQEAITLGVVDVAGNMEDLVSADFVIVSVPVDVAMEVLPTVLDAIGDNTIVFEVGSTKMPICEAVANHPKRRNFIATHPIAGTEFSGPSAAIRGLFQGKTNIICEVEKTAFKLQEKALQLFAAMGMRIRYMDPKSHDKHIAYVSHLSHISSFMLGKTVIDKEKHEQDIFDMAGSGFESTVRLAKSSPAMWTPIFKQNRKQVMKTLEEYISNLSKFKELLEKEDYDAIYNEMQSVNKIKEILNGMNVKK, encoded by the coding sequence ATGAAAATTTACGTAATAGGAATAGGATTGATAGGTGGTTCGATGGCTTTGGACATTAAATCGTTAAACCCAGATGCAACGATTTTTGGGATTGACAATAACGAAAATCATTTGCAGGAAGCCATTACTTTAGGAGTGGTTGATGTTGCCGGAAATATGGAGGATTTAGTTTCGGCTGATTTTGTGATTGTATCGGTTCCGGTAGATGTTGCGATGGAGGTTTTACCGACTGTATTAGATGCAATTGGCGATAATACAATTGTTTTTGAAGTAGGTTCCACCAAAATGCCAATTTGCGAAGCGGTTGCGAATCATCCGAAAAGAAGAAATTTTATTGCCACACATCCCATTGCGGGAACGGAGTTTTCTGGACCTTCGGCGGCAATACGAGGATTGTTTCAAGGAAAGACGAATATTATTTGCGAGGTCGAGAAAACCGCTTTCAAATTGCAGGAGAAAGCCTTGCAATTGTTTGCAGCTATGGGGATGAGAATCCGTTACATGGATCCCAAATCGCACGACAAGCATATTGCTTATGTGTCGCATTTGTCTCACATTTCTTCTTTCATGCTTGGGAAAACGGTGATCGACAAAGAAAAACACGAACAGGATATTTTTGATATGGCAGGTTCAGGTTTTGAAAGCACGGTTCGTCTGGCCAAAAGTTCTCCGGCGATGTGGACGCCAATTTTTAAACAAAACAGGAAGCAGGTGATGAAAACATTGGAGGAGTACATTTCGAATTTGTCTAAGTTCAAAGAACTTTTAGAAAAGGAAGATTACGATGCAATTTACAACGAAATGCAGAGCGTGAATAAAATAAAAGAGATATTAAACGGAATGAACGTTAAGAAATAG
- the metF gene encoding methylenetetrahydrofolate reductase [NAD(P)H], translating to MKVTQHIEAAKGETLFSFEIIPPQKGKNIQELYDNIDPLMEFKPPFIDVTTSREEYIYVDKGNGLLDKKLTRMRPGTLGICASIKHKYNVDTVPHVLCGGFTKEETEYLLVDCHYLGINNVMALRGDAMKEEQSFVPKAGGNNFAVDLVQQINQLNEGKYLHDVMHIDNKADFCIGVAGYPEKHLESPSLLSDLKRLKEKVDAGADYVVTQMFFDNAKYFEFVAKAREMGITVPIIPGIKPLAVQKHLQILPQIFRIDLPEDLIHAVDQCKNNAEIRQVGVEWAIQQSLELKAAGVPVLHYYSMGKSENIRQIASRVF from the coding sequence ATGAAAGTAACACAACATATAGAAGCAGCAAAAGGGGAAACATTATTCTCTTTCGAAATTATTCCGCCTCAAAAAGGAAAGAATATTCAGGAATTATACGATAATATTGATCCGTTGATGGAGTTCAAACCGCCATTTATTGATGTTACGACTTCGCGTGAGGAGTATATTTATGTTGATAAAGGCAATGGATTATTAGATAAAAAATTAACCAGAATGCGTCCTGGAACTTTGGGTATTTGTGCTTCAATCAAGCATAAATACAATGTTGATACAGTTCCTCATGTACTTTGCGGTGGTTTTACCAAGGAAGAAACCGAATATTTATTAGTAGATTGTCATTATTTAGGCATTAATAATGTGATGGCATTGCGTGGTGATGCTATGAAAGAAGAGCAATCTTTTGTCCCAAAAGCTGGTGGGAATAACTTCGCGGTCGATTTGGTGCAACAGATTAACCAATTGAATGAAGGGAAATATTTGCACGATGTGATGCATATTGATAACAAGGCCGATTTTTGTATTGGTGTGGCTGGTTATCCGGAGAAACACTTGGAATCGCCATCATTGCTTTCAGACTTAAAACGCCTGAAAGAAAAAGTAGATGCGGGCGCTGATTATGTGGTTACCCAAATGTTTTTTGACAATGCCAAATACTTTGAGTTTGTTGCCAAAGCCAGAGAAATGGGAATCACAGTGCCTATTATACCGGGAATCAAACCTCTTGCGGTACAAAAGCATTTACAAATATTGCCTCAAATTTTCAGGATTGACTTACCCGAAGATTTGATTCATGCTGTAGATCAGTGTAAAAACAACGCAGAGATTAGACAGGTTGGAGTAGAATGGGCTATTCAGCAATCATTAGAGCTCAAGGCAGCCGGTGTTCCTGTACTGCATTATTATTCTATGGGAAAATCAGAGAATATTCGTCAAATTGCCTCTCGGGTTTTTTAG
- the gldA gene encoding gliding motility-associated ABC transporter ATP-binding subunit GldA codes for MSIEVNNISKSYGAQKALDNITFSVKKGEIVGFLGPNGAGKSTLMKILTTYLHADEGTAIVNGHDVNSNQKAVQLSIGYLPEHNPLYLDLYVREYLAFNADVYKVAKSRIEEVIQLTGLTAESHKKIGQLSKGYRQRVGLANALLHNPDVLILDEPTTGLDPNQLIEIRNVIKNVGKDKTVFLSTHIMQEVEAICDRVIIINNGLIVADKKLDKLISADKEQVIEVEFDYKIEEQAIAKIENLTSYKNTHDMIWELTFLADKDMRPVVFDFATANGLKTLQLNQKNKNLEAVFREITKK; via the coding sequence ATGTCAATAGAAGTAAATAACATTTCAAAAAGTTATGGTGCCCAAAAAGCGCTTGATAACATTACATTTTCTGTCAAAAAAGGAGAAATTGTTGGTTTCTTGGGTCCAAATGGAGCCGGAAAATCTACTTTGATGAAAATATTGACAACCTATCTCCATGCCGATGAAGGCACTGCCATCGTTAATGGACATGATGTAAACTCAAACCAAAAAGCGGTTCAACTTTCCATTGGCTATTTGCCCGAACACAATCCGTTGTATTTGGATTTATATGTCAGGGAATATCTGGCTTTTAATGCCGATGTTTATAAAGTGGCCAAATCCAGAATCGAGGAAGTAATTCAACTTACCGGTTTAACTGCCGAAAGCCATAAAAAAATAGGACAGCTATCCAAAGGATATCGCCAACGTGTAGGACTTGCTAACGCTTTGTTGCACAATCCCGATGTTTTGATCTTGGATGAACCAACAACCGGTTTAGACCCAAATCAATTGATTGAAATACGAAATGTCATAAAAAATGTGGGCAAAGACAAAACTGTTTTTCTTTCTACACACATTATGCAAGAAGTTGAAGCCATTTGCGACCGCGTAATCATCATCAATAACGGCCTAATAGTCGCTGACAAAAAACTGGACAAATTAATCTCTGCCGACAAAGAACAAGTAATTGAAGTAGAATTTGATTATAAAATCGAAGAACAGGCCATTGCCAAAATAGAAAATCTTACTTCCTATAAAAATACCCACGACATGATTTGGGAATTAACTTTCCTGGCTGACAAGGATATGCGCCCTGTAGTATTTGATTTTGCCACTGCCAATGGTTTAAAAACCTTGCAACTCAACCAAAAAAATAAAAATCTGGAAGCCGTTTTTAGGGAAATTACCAAAAAATAG
- a CDS encoding prephenate dehydratase codes for MNNKVAIQGIKGSFHHQVAQEYYEQNVIVDECLSFEELVDSLLSGKSDQAVMAIENSIAGPIIPNYALIDKNNLHIIGEHYLRIHQNLMALKGQKMEDIQEVHSHPMAILQCMDFLKQYPNIKLVEDKDTAETARRIQEKQLKGIAAIASKTAAEMYDLEILAPEIQTIKNNMTRFVIIKKENSFVPENEIRRASIKFELDHKRGSLAAVLNVMSDCKMNLTKIQSLPKIETPWKYSFFVDVTFEKYEDYAKAKSLLQIMAEYFKVLGEYKNTKP; via the coding sequence ATGAATAATAAAGTTGCAATACAAGGAATAAAAGGATCTTTTCATCATCAGGTGGCACAAGAATATTACGAGCAAAATGTAATAGTTGACGAATGTTTGTCTTTTGAGGAGTTGGTAGATAGCTTACTTTCAGGCAAATCAGATCAGGCGGTTATGGCGATAGAAAATTCTATTGCGGGACCAATTATTCCAAATTATGCTTTGATTGACAAAAATAATTTGCACATAATAGGAGAACATTATTTGAGAATTCACCAAAATTTGATGGCATTAAAAGGTCAGAAAATGGAAGATATTCAGGAAGTACATTCGCATCCTATGGCTATTTTGCAATGTATGGATTTCTTGAAACAGTATCCAAATATAAAATTAGTTGAAGATAAAGATACAGCTGAAACGGCTCGAAGAATTCAGGAAAAACAACTAAAAGGAATTGCTGCAATTGCCAGCAAAACGGCTGCTGAAATGTATGATTTAGAGATTTTGGCTCCGGAAATCCAAACCATTAAAAATAACATGACGCGTTTTGTTATTATAAAAAAGGAAAATTCGTTTGTGCCGGAAAATGAAATTAGAAGAGCTTCTATCAAATTTGAATTGGATCACAAACGTGGAAGTTTAGCGGCTGTTTTGAATGTAATGAGTGATTGTAAAATGAATTTGACTAAAATACAATCGCTTCCCAAAATTGAAACCCCTTGGAAATATTCCTTTTTTGTGGATGTGACTTTCGAAAAATACGAAGATTATGCCAAGGCAAAATCCTTATTGCAAATCATGGCCGAGTATTTCAAAGTGTTGGGAGAATATAAAAACACAAAGCCCTAA
- a CDS encoding aminotransferase class I/II-fold pyridoxal phosphate-dependent enzyme, producing MITTAKRLDIIEEYYFSSKLREVRQLAAEGKPIINMGIGSPDLQPSKAVIDAVVLAMQDANAHQYQSYQGLPELRQGMVDFYKNNFNVELNSNTEILPLMGSKEGIMHISLAFLNEGDHVLIPNPGYPTYTSVTNLVGAVPVYYDLKENNNWEPDFEALEKLDLSKVKIMWIGYPHMPTGARGSLELFAKLVAFAKKHQILLVNDNPYSFVLNDKPMSLLQVEGAKEVALELNSLSKTFNMAGWRVGMVLGNAACIDAVLKVKSNMDSGMFFGIQKGAIEALKSDASWFDEMNAIYSKRRILTEQLAEKLGCKVYKEGVGLFVWAKLPDGITSAEKFIDQILYEKSIFITPGTIFGSNGEGYIRFALCVKEEKIQEAIDRF from the coding sequence ATGATCACAACAGCGAAACGTTTAGATATAATTGAAGAATATTATTTTTCATCGAAGTTAAGAGAAGTAAGGCAATTGGCTGCAGAGGGAAAGCCAATCATCAATATGGGAATTGGTAGCCCAGATTTACAGCCTTCGAAAGCGGTTATTGACGCTGTGGTTTTGGCAATGCAAGATGCGAATGCGCACCAATACCAGAGTTATCAAGGCTTGCCGGAGTTGCGTCAGGGGATGGTTGATTTTTATAAGAATAATTTCAACGTGGAATTGAATTCCAATACAGAGATTTTGCCATTGATGGGTTCCAAAGAAGGAATTATGCATATTTCGCTGGCTTTTTTGAATGAAGGTGACCATGTTTTGATTCCAAATCCTGGATATCCGACTTATACTTCGGTGACGAATTTGGTGGGAGCGGTTCCAGTTTATTATGATTTAAAGGAAAATAATAACTGGGAACCAGATTTTGAAGCTTTGGAAAAACTGGATTTATCGAAAGTGAAAATCATGTGGATTGGTTATCCGCACATGCCAACAGGAGCGAGAGGAAGTTTGGAATTGTTCGCAAAGTTGGTGGCTTTCGCCAAAAAACATCAGATACTATTGGTCAATGACAATCCGTACAGTTTTGTTTTGAACGACAAACCAATGAGTTTGTTGCAGGTGGAAGGAGCAAAAGAAGTGGCTTTGGAATTGAATTCGTTGAGTAAAACTTTCAACATGGCGGGTTGGAGAGTTGGAATGGTTTTGGGGAATGCCGCTTGTATTGATGCTGTTTTGAAAGTAAAAAGTAATATGGACAGCGGAATGTTTTTTGGAATCCAAAAAGGGGCAATCGAAGCTTTGAAAAGCGACGCTTCTTGGTTTGATGAAATGAATGCCATTTACAGTAAACGCAGAATTCTTACGGAACAATTAGCCGAAAAATTGGGTTGTAAAGTGTATAAAGAAGGCGTTGGATTATTTGTTTGGGCAAAATTGCCGGACGGAATCACATCGGCAGAAAAGTTCATTGACCAGATTTTATACGAGAAATCTATTTTTATTACGCCGGGAACAATTTTCGGCAGCAATGGAGAAGGTTATATTCGATTTGCGTTGTGTGTAAAAGAGGAGAAAATACAGGAAGCAATTGATAGATTTTAA
- a CDS encoding M28 family metallopeptidase has product MKNKSILLFLFLGLFVQAQEKLVIDKEEVVRIETELASDEMEGRAIFSPGIDLASAFIEGEFKKIELSYFKDLKNYRQEFDVKGKAANNVIGILPGKSKPDEYVIFSAHYDHLEMAKEGIDKIYNGANDDASGTTAVIALAKYFKELGQNERTIIFVAFTGEEVGGFGAKFFSEKMDPSKVVAMFNIEMIGTESKWGKNSAYITGFEKTDFGTILQKNLKGTNFNFYQDPYPKEQLFYRSDNARLAAQGVPAHTISTSKMDVEANYHKLSDEVSTLDLDNMTEIIKAIAISSQTIISGEDTPSRVKK; this is encoded by the coding sequence ATGAAAAACAAAAGCATCTTATTGTTTCTTTTTCTTGGGCTTTTTGTTCAGGCTCAGGAGAAATTAGTAATTGATAAAGAGGAAGTTGTGAGAATTGAAACAGAACTCGCTTCGGATGAAATGGAAGGAAGAGCTATTTTTTCGCCCGGAATTGATTTGGCTTCCGCTTTTATCGAGGGCGAATTCAAGAAAATTGAGCTTTCTTATTTTAAAGATTTAAAAAACTATCGTCAGGAATTTGATGTAAAAGGAAAAGCGGCAAACAATGTGATTGGGATATTGCCCGGAAAATCAAAACCGGATGAATATGTTATTTTTTCGGCACATTACGATCATTTGGAAATGGCAAAAGAAGGAATTGATAAAATTTATAATGGAGCTAATGATGACGCTTCGGGCACAACGGCAGTAATTGCATTGGCAAAATATTTCAAGGAATTGGGACAAAATGAAAGAACCATTATTTTCGTGGCCTTTACCGGAGAAGAAGTAGGCGGTTTTGGAGCTAAGTTTTTCTCCGAAAAAATGGATCCAAGCAAGGTTGTAGCCATGTTCAATATCGAAATGATTGGAACCGAAAGCAAATGGGGCAAAAATTCGGCCTATATAACCGGTTTCGAGAAAACGGATTTTGGAACTATTTTGCAGAAAAATTTAAAAGGCACAAATTTCAATTTCTATCAAGATCCGTATCCAAAAGAGCAACTTTTTTATCGATCCGATAATGCGAGATTGGCAGCTCAAGGAGTTCCTGCACATACTATTTCAACTTCCAAAATGGATGTAGAGGCTAATTATCATAAATTGAGCGATGAGGTATCGACTCTGGATTTAGATAATATGACCGAAATTATAAAGGCAATTGCCATTAGTTCGCAAACTATCATTAGCGGTGAAGATACGCCTTCAAGAGTAAAAAAATAG
- the rsgA gene encoding ribosome small subunit-dependent GTPase A: MTGLVYKSTGSWYTVKSEQGDFIECRMKGKFRIKGIKSTNPIAVGDIVDYELEESSDTVTGTINNIHDRKNYIVRKSVNLSHQMHIIASNIDRVFLLVTINNPPTTFNFIDRFLVTAEAYGIETVLVFNKIDTFDEATLDEQLYMQHVYQEIGYKCLRVSSTEMKGIEALKEMMIGKVSMFSGHSGVGKSTLVNAMEPSLHLKTKTISEASKQGQHTTTFAEMYDLSFDAKIIDTPGIKGFGIVDMEKEEISGYFPEFFKLKDQCKFNNCLHKDEPHCAVKKALEKDEIAWSRYNSYLKILEGDDENYRTDVYDDDRKESDKTRGL; encoded by the coding sequence ATGACAGGACTCGTATACAAATCTACAGGAAGTTGGTACACCGTAAAATCAGAACAAGGTGATTTTATTGAATGCCGTATGAAGGGGAAATTTAGAATAAAGGGAATCAAAAGTACCAATCCTATTGCCGTGGGCGATATTGTGGACTATGAACTTGAAGAATCTTCTGATACAGTAACGGGAACTATCAATAATATTCACGACAGGAAGAATTATATCGTTCGAAAATCAGTGAATTTATCCCATCAAATGCATATTATCGCTTCGAATATTGATCGGGTTTTTTTGCTTGTAACGATAAACAATCCGCCTACGACATTCAATTTTATAGACCGTTTTTTGGTAACTGCCGAAGCCTATGGGATTGAAACGGTTTTGGTTTTCAATAAAATAGACACTTTTGACGAAGCTACGCTTGACGAACAGCTGTATATGCAGCATGTCTATCAGGAAATAGGTTATAAATGTTTGCGTGTTTCTTCAACAGAAATGAAAGGAATTGAGGCGTTGAAAGAAATGATGATAGGTAAAGTGAGCATGTTTTCGGGACATTCTGGTGTAGGAAAATCGACTTTGGTGAATGCGATGGAACCTTCTTTACATCTTAAAACAAAAACCATTTCTGAAGCCAGCAAGCAAGGACAACACACGACGACTTTTGCCGAAATGTATGATTTGTCTTTTGATGCTAAAATTATCGATACTCCCGGAATAAAAGGTTTTGGAATTGTAGATATGGAAAAAGAGGAAATAAGTGGTTATTTTCCCGAATTTTTCAAGTTGAAAGACCAGTGTAAATTCAATAATTGCCTGCATAAAGATGAACCGCATTGCGCAGTCAAAAAAGCTTTAGAGAAAGACGAGATCGCTTGGTCGCGATACAATAGCTATCTTAAGATATTGGAAGGAGATGATGAGAATTATCGTACTGATGTATATGATGATGATCGAAAAGAGAGTGATAAAACGAGAGGGCTATGA